The following proteins are encoded in a genomic region of Microbacterium sp. NC79:
- a CDS encoding ROK family protein: MTTRYLLGLDVGGSSIKYQLAMITDDDRPVVVKQDTLATPASDPVAAFADIARDIAGDDLAGVVIAIPGLVDSDTGTVLRSVNLPHLDGVHLGARLGDILEVPVDIVNDGRAAAIAEARWGAGDGHSDVFTLALGTGIAGCHVVNGSVAAGAHGIAGELGHIVVEPDGELCACGQRGCLETVIGAPALRRGWHAAGGEGSPRDLLIAYENGDARALPIVDRAGRSLGDALLTLLALVDPGCVVIGGGLASAPHRLVQLAVAHVDKKKTFHTVPPIVAAELGRWAGAVGCVGIAVDRMARTVTA; the protein is encoded by the coding sequence GTGACGACGCGTTACCTGCTCGGGCTGGATGTTGGCGGCTCGAGCATCAAATACCAGTTGGCGATGATCACGGACGATGACCGTCCCGTCGTTGTCAAACAAGACACGTTAGCGACGCCAGCAAGCGATCCGGTTGCTGCCTTCGCCGATATCGCGCGCGACATCGCGGGCGACGACCTCGCTGGTGTCGTCATCGCCATCCCTGGGCTCGTTGACAGCGATACCGGAACCGTGCTGCGGTCGGTCAACCTGCCGCACCTGGACGGCGTGCACCTTGGCGCGCGCCTCGGCGACATTCTCGAGGTTCCGGTCGACATCGTGAACGACGGTCGCGCCGCCGCTATCGCCGAAGCCCGCTGGGGTGCAGGTGACGGCCACAGTGACGTTTTCACCCTCGCGCTCGGCACCGGCATCGCGGGCTGTCACGTTGTGAACGGTTCCGTCGCAGCAGGCGCGCACGGCATTGCTGGCGAGCTGGGACACATCGTGGTCGAACCCGACGGCGAGCTGTGTGCCTGTGGACAACGGGGCTGCCTGGAAACCGTGATCGGGGCACCCGCGCTGCGTCGCGGGTGGCACGCGGCTGGGGGCGAGGGGTCGCCCCGCGACCTGCTCATCGCATACGAGAATGGCGATGCACGCGCACTGCCGATCGTTGACCGCGCTGGCCGTTCGTTGGGCGACGCACTCCTCACGCTGCTCGCGCTTGTCGACCCGGGTTGTGTCGTTATCGGTGGTGGCCTCGCGAGTGCCCCGCACCGCCTCGTGCAGTTGGCGGTCGCTCACGTTGACAAGAAGAAGACGTTCCACACCGTGCCGCCCATCGTCGCCGCTGAACTCGGCCGCTGGGCCGGCGCCGTCGGTTGCGTCGGCATTGCCGTTGACCGCATGGCTCGCACCGTCACCGCGTAG
- a CDS encoding ABC transporter ATP-binding protein — translation MTSETTQPLLSLRNLAVTFATEQGPVEAVKGIDLDINPGEVVAVVGESGSGKSVTAMAILSLLPSTATRTGEIIMNGRDLTTLTEKELNGVRGQEISMVFQEPMTALNPTMRIGDQIAEALLNHRKISKKDAAAKAVEMLARVGIPDPERRAQGFPHELSGGQRQRVVIAIALANEPSLIIADEPTTALDVTVQAEILDLIRTLADESGTAFMLVTHNMGVVADIADRVAVMFRGDMVEVGTTTQVLKTPEDEYTKKLLSAVPRLPEGPGLGMTPPPASDIAVMELIDASVIYRKGGNSFAALDNVSVQIAPGEILGLVGESGSGKSTLGRSALGLTPLSSGTMRLFGETVGKGGLRGRAERRMRGRIGTIFQDPGSSLDPRTTVGEAIAEPLIIHRADRPMSAKDRAARVRDLLEAVELPASYAHRFPHELSGGQRQRIGLARAIALEPELIVADEPTSALDVSVQAAVLDVLKTLQEKMNFACLFISHDLAVVHEISHRVAVMFAGEIVEIGTTDDVLLNPQHPYSKKLLSSVPVPDPAVQQARRLERLTRSVA, via the coding sequence GTGACTTCTGAAACCACCCAGCCCTTGCTGAGCCTGCGCAACCTTGCGGTGACATTCGCTACCGAACAGGGCCCCGTCGAAGCGGTCAAGGGCATTGATCTCGACATCAACCCTGGCGAAGTTGTCGCCGTCGTTGGTGAGTCGGGTTCTGGCAAGTCGGTCACGGCCATGGCGATTTTGTCGCTGTTGCCGTCGACGGCCACCCGCACGGGCGAAATCATCATGAACGGCCGTGACCTCACGACGCTCACCGAAAAAGAGCTCAACGGTGTGCGCGGGCAGGAAATCTCGATGGTGTTCCAGGAGCCGATGACGGCCCTGAACCCCACGATGCGCATCGGCGATCAGATTGCTGAGGCGCTGCTCAACCACCGCAAGATCAGCAAGAAGGACGCGGCGGCGAAGGCTGTCGAGATGCTCGCACGTGTCGGCATTCCCGACCCCGAGCGCCGCGCGCAGGGCTTCCCGCATGAACTTTCCGGCGGCCAGCGTCAGCGCGTTGTGATCGCCATTGCGTTGGCAAACGAGCCGAGCCTCATCATCGCCGACGAGCCCACGACGGCACTCGACGTCACGGTGCAGGCCGAAATTCTTGACCTGATCCGTACGCTTGCCGACGAGAGCGGCACCGCCTTCATGCTCGTCACCCACAACATGGGTGTGGTCGCCGATATCGCTGACCGCGTCGCCGTGATGTTCCGTGGCGACATGGTCGAGGTCGGAACCACGACCCAGGTGCTGAAGACACCGGAAGACGAGTACACAAAGAAGCTGCTGAGTGCGGTGCCGCGTCTGCCGGAAGGCCCCGGCCTCGGAATGACGCCGCCGCCGGCCAGCGACATCGCGGTGATGGAACTCATTGACGCGAGCGTCATCTATCGCAAGGGCGGCAACTCCTTCGCCGCTCTCGACAACGTGTCGGTGCAGATTGCCCCGGGCGAGATCCTCGGCCTTGTCGGCGAATCAGGGTCAGGAAAGTCGACCCTTGGTCGCTCGGCCCTCGGCCTCACGCCGCTGTCGAGCGGAACCATGCGCCTCTTTGGTGAGACGGTCGGCAAGGGCGGTTTGCGTGGCCGTGCCGAACGTCGCATGCGCGGCCGCATTGGCACGATCTTCCAAGACCCGGGCTCGAGCCTTGACCCGCGCACGACGGTGGGCGAAGCGATTGCCGAACCGCTGATCATTCACCGGGCTGACCGCCCGATGAGCGCGAAGGATCGCGCGGCCCGGGTGCGCGACCTGCTTGAAGCGGTGGAGCTGCCCGCGTCGTACGCACACCGCTTCCCGCACGAGCTTTCCGGTGGTCAGCGTCAGCGCATCGGTCTGGCCCGCGCCATCGCGCTGGAGCCGGAGCTGATCGTCGCCGACGAGCCGACCTCAGCACTCGATGTATCGGTGCAGGCTGCCGTGCTTGACGTGCTGAAGACGCTGCAGGAGAAGATGAACTTCGCGTGCCTGTTCATCAGCCACGACCTCGCCGTTGTGCACGAAATTTCGCACCGCGTTGCCGTCATGTTCGCCGGCGAGATCGTCGAAATCGGCACGACTGATGACGTGCTTCTAAACCCGCAGCACCCGTACTCGAAGAAGCTCCTCAGCTCGGTTCCGGTTCCGGATCCCGCGGTTCAGCAGGCTCGTCGCCTGGAGCGACTGACTCGGAGTGTGGCGTGA
- a CDS encoding alpha/beta fold hydrolase encodes MAEFIDAHGIAIVYDVHPAKGVARGVVQLAHGLGEHAGRYGALISALTAAGYTVYADDHRGHGRTGMKQHNGNVDKLGTLGPGGLRATQAAVWQFTQLIKAENPGLPLILIGHSWGSFLSQWLLNHHADAFDAVVLSGSARLSPTTLSPLPLNRAFDGPTATGLEWLSTDPEIWAEFRADPLTTEKPLLKLFGLADAMRLYELPAKHLPRDVPVLLMVGSNDPVGGPVSVHKLAKAYRERSGLTDVTTLVYPDDRHEIFNEKDQERVRADLLAWLDRHIQPAG; translated from the coding sequence ATGGCTGAATTCATTGACGCACATGGCATCGCAATCGTTTATGACGTTCATCCTGCCAAAGGGGTCGCGCGCGGGGTCGTGCAACTCGCCCACGGGCTGGGTGAGCACGCCGGCCGCTATGGGGCATTGATCAGCGCGCTGACAGCTGCCGGATACACCGTGTACGCCGATGACCATCGCGGTCACGGACGCACCGGCATGAAGCAGCACAACGGCAATGTTGACAAGCTCGGCACGCTGGGCCCCGGGGGACTGCGGGCCACGCAGGCGGCGGTGTGGCAGTTTACGCAGCTGATTAAGGCGGAGAATCCTGGACTCCCCCTGATCCTGATCGGGCACTCGTGGGGTTCGTTCCTCTCGCAGTGGCTCCTCAATCACCATGCCGACGCTTTCGACGCCGTCGTGCTTTCTGGTTCCGCTCGCCTCTCGCCGACGACGCTCAGTCCACTCCCGCTGAACCGCGCATTTGATGGGCCCACCGCTACGGGCCTTGAGTGGCTGTCGACTGACCCAGAGATTTGGGCAGAGTTTCGCGCCGACCCGCTTACCACGGAGAAGCCGTTGCTGAAGCTTTTCGGTCTGGCCGATGCCATGCGCCTGTATGAGCTGCCAGCGAAGCACCTGCCTCGCGACGTTCCTGTGCTGCTGATGGTGGGTTCCAACGACCCGGTGGGTGGCCCCGTCAGCGTTCACAAGCTTGCGAAGGCGTACCGCGAGCGCTCCGGCCTCACCGACGTCACGACGCTGGTGTATCCCGATGACCGCCACGAAATCTTCAACGAAAAAGACCAGGAGCGCGTGCGTGCCGACCTGCTGGCTTGGCTGGATAGGCACATTCAGCCGGCGGGGTGA
- a CDS encoding M81 family metallopeptidase produces MTTTKPRIAIAGMAIESSTFSPHRAGARDFQRFEGDELIDRYTSLREGSARDAAHWMPVYYARSIPGGAVLREVYDDIKTRILDGLRELVAGDGIDGLFFDIHGAMSVVGLDDAEGDLITAIREVIGNDVVVSASMDLHGNVSRPLIEQTDIITCYRLAPHEDTWETRDRAIKNLLDALISGVVPRRAYVPVPILLPGEKTSTRVEPAKSLYARIDEVETREGIVDAAIWIGYAWADEPRCHGVVVVTGTDDAVIASAAEELAAEFWRVRDEFEFVGPPGTLDEGVAAGLASQTIPYFISDSGDNPGAGGTGDVTWTLAQLLQKPELTSPDSPTVLVGSIFDKGALDFLRTQEIGSTVTVEAGARVDSGPHGPVTITGELVSLTEGDIDAGGVAVIRVGGIHAIVTEFRKAYHAIEDFTSIGLDPMTAQIVVTKIGYLEPTLYDAQRGWTLALTPGGVDQALERLGHHRIQRPMFPFDTFENTPDLSAEIFGSKA; encoded by the coding sequence GTGACGACGACGAAGCCCCGCATCGCGATCGCCGGAATGGCCATCGAATCCTCCACGTTCTCTCCGCACCGCGCTGGTGCTCGTGACTTCCAGCGCTTCGAGGGTGACGAACTCATCGACCGCTACACCTCGCTGCGCGAGGGGTCGGCGCGTGACGCGGCCCACTGGATGCCTGTCTATTACGCTCGCTCAATTCCCGGCGGCGCGGTGCTGCGTGAGGTCTATGACGACATCAAGACGCGCATCCTCGACGGACTGCGCGAGCTCGTCGCTGGCGACGGTATCGATGGTCTGTTCTTCGACATCCACGGCGCCATGAGCGTCGTCGGCCTCGACGACGCAGAGGGTGACCTGATCACCGCCATCCGTGAGGTCATCGGCAACGACGTCGTCGTCTCCGCCTCGATGGACCTGCACGGCAACGTGTCGCGCCCGCTCATCGAGCAGACCGACATCATCACGTGCTACCGCCTCGCACCCCACGAAGACACGTGGGAAACCCGCGACCGCGCCATCAAGAACCTTCTCGACGCTCTCATCAGTGGCGTGGTTCCGCGCCGCGCGTACGTGCCTGTTCCGATTCTGCTGCCTGGTGAAAAGACGTCGACTCGCGTCGAGCCGGCCAAGAGCCTGTATGCGCGCATCGACGAGGTAGAGACTCGCGAGGGTATTGTCGACGCTGCGATCTGGATCGGGTACGCGTGGGCTGATGAGCCGCGTTGCCATGGTGTCGTGGTGGTCACCGGAACCGACGATGCTGTCATCGCATCGGCTGCCGAAGAATTGGCGGCTGAGTTCTGGCGCGTGCGCGACGAGTTCGAGTTTGTGGGCCCTCCCGGCACCCTCGACGAAGGTGTTGCCGCGGGGCTGGCATCGCAGACGATCCCGTATTTCATCAGCGACTCTGGGGATAACCCCGGCGCTGGCGGAACGGGCGATGTCACGTGGACCCTCGCGCAGCTGCTCCAGAAGCCGGAGCTCACGTCGCCTGATTCGCCCACCGTTCTCGTCGGTTCGATCTTCGACAAGGGCGCTCTCGACTTCTTGCGTACGCAGGAGATTGGTTCCACTGTGACAGTGGAAGCGGGAGCCCGCGTCGACAGCGGCCCGCACGGCCCCGTCACGATCACCGGTGAGCTCGTCTCGCTGACCGAGGGTGATATCGATGCGGGTGGCGTAGCGGTCATCCGCGTCGGTGGCATCCACGCCATCGTCACGGAGTTCCGTAAGGCCTATCACGCGATCGAAGACTTCACGTCGATCGGGCTTGACCCGATGACTGCCCAGATTGTTGTGACCAAGATTGGCTACCTGGAGCCCACGCTCTACGACGCGCAGCGTGGCTGGACGCTCGCTCTCACGCCAGGTGGCGTCGATCAGGCGCTTGAGCGCCTCGGACACCACCGCATTCAGCGTCCGATGTTCCCCTTCGACACGTTCGAGAACACGCCCGACCTGTCGGCGGAGATCTTCGGTTCGAAGGCCTAA
- a CDS encoding ABC transporter permease — protein sequence MTSTASTRNDVKIDKSQTPWRRGMRRFVRNKLAMFGLAMIVFFLLFCFVGPLFWQTDQVHTDLKSAMLPPGSPGHPLGTNDLGYDVLGRLMQGGQISILIGLAAGVLATGIGTLWGAIAGYVGGATDAIMMRVVDAGIAIPATFLLLILSTILQPSVGLMILVIGLVSWLVPARLVRAESISLKSREYVMAIRAMGGTHSRAVIKHIVPNTVGTIVVNATFQVADAILLVAYVSFLGMGLQAPATDWGAMLTGGMTYTYSGAWWLIFPAGICIVLTVVAFNAIGDGLRDFFDVKGL from the coding sequence ATGACCTCCACCGCCTCCACCCGCAACGACGTGAAAATCGATAAGTCACAGACGCCGTGGCGTCGCGGAATGCGCCGCTTTGTGCGCAACAAGCTCGCGATGTTCGGCCTCGCCATGATCGTCTTCTTCCTGCTGTTCTGCTTCGTCGGCCCGCTGTTTTGGCAGACCGACCAGGTGCACACCGATCTGAAGAGCGCGATGCTCCCTCCGGGAAGTCCTGGACACCCGCTCGGAACCAACGACCTCGGCTATGACGTGCTTGGCCGTCTCATGCAGGGTGGTCAGATCTCGATTCTGATCGGGCTCGCAGCCGGAGTGCTCGCGACCGGAATTGGAACCTTGTGGGGTGCGATTGCCGGTTACGTCGGCGGAGCGACAGACGCCATCATGATGCGCGTTGTTGACGCTGGTATCGCGATTCCCGCCACGTTCCTGCTGCTGATTCTCTCCACGATCCTGCAGCCCTCCGTCGGCCTCATGATTCTCGTGATCGGTCTGGTGTCGTGGCTGGTTCCGGCTCGTCTCGTGCGCGCAGAATCGATCTCGCTGAAGTCCCGTGAATACGTGATGGCGATTCGGGCCATGGGCGGCACCCACTCGCGTGCCGTCATCAAGCACATCGTCCCGAACACCGTCGGCACGATCGTCGTGAACGCGACCTTCCAGGTTGCTGACGCGATCCTCCTCGTCGCGTACGTCTCGTTCCTGGGTATGGGCCTCCAGGCTCCGGCCACCGACTGGGGCGCGATGCTCACGGGCGGCATGACCTACACGTACTCGGGTGCCTGGTGGCTGATCTTCCCCGCCGGTATCTGCATCGTCCTCACCGTGGTCGCGTTCAACGCGATCGGTGACGGCCTGCGCGACTTCTTCGATGTGAAGGGACTCTAA
- a CDS encoding ABC transporter permease, producing the protein MVTAARSAVKQTSSAARFWLFLARRVLQGLIVILIVTLIVFALLHLALPQGPAQGVLGMAASQEQIDAFNKEHGYDLPVWQQYFNFLGQLAVGDLGDSFKLNRPVADAIEQRLPKTLILALISMAVALVIAIPMGIYQATRRGKAGDYILTAINFLIYSTPSFFLGLVLVIVFAQTFKLVPALAPQGDTVADVLSQPAKLILPVATAALGIIATLSRYMRSSTIDNLSEDYVRTARAKGTPMPVVIRRHVVRNSLTSVIAMLGYYLPVMFGGMIVVESLFNYPGMGLLFWTSAQNSDYPVLIGCILVIAIATVVGSLLADIAQALLNPRTRGELA; encoded by the coding sequence ATGGTTACAGCAGCGCGAAGCGCGGTGAAACAAACCTCGAGTGCAGCCAGGTTCTGGCTGTTCCTCGCACGGCGAGTCCTGCAGGGACTGATCGTCATCCTGATTGTGACGCTCATCGTCTTCGCGTTGCTGCACCTTGCTCTGCCTCAAGGCCCGGCACAGGGTGTTCTGGGTATGGCCGCCTCCCAAGAGCAAATTGACGCGTTCAACAAAGAACACGGCTATGACCTCCCGGTGTGGCAGCAGTACTTCAACTTCCTCGGGCAGCTCGCCGTCGGTGACCTGGGCGATTCATTCAAACTGAATCGCCCGGTCGCCGATGCGATCGAGCAGCGTCTGCCCAAGACGCTGATTCTCGCGCTGATCTCCATGGCTGTCGCACTGGTCATCGCGATCCCCATGGGCATCTACCAGGCAACGCGTCGCGGCAAGGCAGGCGACTACATCCTGACCGCGATTAACTTCCTGATCTACTCGACGCCGTCGTTCTTCCTCGGCCTCGTTCTGGTGATCGTGTTCGCGCAGACCTTCAAGCTGGTTCCGGCTCTCGCCCCGCAGGGTGACACCGTCGCTGACGTCCTCAGCCAGCCGGCCAAGCTCATCCTGCCCGTCGCGACCGCCGCCCTCGGCATTATTGCGACGCTGTCGCGCTACATGCGCTCGTCGACAATCGACAACCTGTCAGAAGACTACGTACGCACCGCGCGGGCCAAGGGAACCCCGATGCCCGTCGTGATTCGCCGTCACGTTGTGCGCAACTCGCTGACGAGCGTCATCGCGATGCTCGGCTACTACCTACCAGTCATGTTCGGCGGCATGATCGTGGTCGAATCGCTCTTCAACTACCCGGGTATGGGGCTGCTGTTCTGGACCAGCGCGCAAAACTCCGACTATCCCGTGCTGATCGGCTGCATCCTTGTGATCGCCATCGCCACCGTTGTCGGATCGCTGCTCGCTGACATCGCACAAGCGCTTCTGAACCCCCGCACGCGAGGAGAACTGGCATGA
- a CDS encoding ROK family transcriptional regulator: MTVSSNASTGELFRLVQAGHASSRADLARLTGLSASTVTMRVDELMAHGYVEEAGIGPSKGGRRPRVLAVKDTDTVVAAADLGENHVVVVLMNRRGDIVAEANRSLSLLAGPRAVITETWTIAQELAAGMEPSVRIEGVAMSLPGPVDSRDGRLLAPTRMPGWNGVVVSQLLSEVSGVPTVVENDANAMAVGECMERGPAVSDLVFVKAGSGIGCGIVGNGHLHRGFRGVAGDISHVAIAGAPPVICSCGRAGCLDVVASGTAIVDALRESGVEVETLDDVLALADNAHPRATGLLREAGQRVGEVLATIINFFNPQVLAMGGKLATAESFIAGVRQAIYTLCLPMSTDQLEISVSAAGPLAGARGVGWALLRRLLAPNRIDQVIRGDAVSSI; this comes from the coding sequence ATGACCGTTTCGTCGAATGCAAGCACGGGGGAGCTTTTTCGACTCGTCCAGGCAGGCCACGCATCGTCGCGTGCTGATTTGGCGCGACTCACCGGCCTGTCCGCGTCGACCGTCACCATGCGTGTCGATGAGCTGATGGCGCACGGTTATGTCGAAGAAGCGGGCATCGGGCCGTCCAAAGGAGGCCGTCGACCGCGCGTCCTTGCGGTTAAGGATACGGACACCGTGGTCGCTGCGGCAGACCTTGGCGAAAATCATGTCGTCGTCGTGCTGATGAATCGACGCGGTGACATCGTTGCCGAGGCAAACCGCTCCCTCAGTCTTCTGGCTGGACCGCGCGCGGTCATTACCGAAACGTGGACCATTGCGCAGGAGCTTGCCGCGGGGATGGAACCATCGGTGCGGATTGAAGGCGTGGCTATGAGCCTGCCTGGCCCCGTCGATTCTCGGGATGGACGCTTGCTCGCTCCCACCCGCATGCCCGGCTGGAACGGTGTTGTCGTTTCGCAACTGCTGAGCGAGGTGTCGGGCGTGCCGACGGTCGTTGAGAACGATGCCAACGCGATGGCTGTTGGTGAGTGCATGGAGCGTGGGCCCGCCGTCAGCGACCTTGTCTTTGTCAAGGCGGGGAGCGGAATCGGTTGCGGCATCGTCGGCAATGGGCATTTGCATCGCGGTTTCCGCGGCGTTGCCGGAGACATTAGCCACGTCGCCATTGCGGGTGCGCCTCCTGTCATCTGCTCGTGCGGCCGTGCTGGCTGCCTTGACGTCGTCGCCTCAGGGACCGCCATCGTCGACGCGCTTCGTGAAAGCGGTGTCGAAGTCGAAACTCTCGACGATGTGCTCGCACTGGCGGATAACGCTCACCCCCGTGCCACCGGTCTGCTTCGCGAAGCCGGACAGCGCGTCGGCGAGGTGCTCGCGACCATCATTAACTTCTTTAACCCCCAGGTGCTCGCCATGGGCGGCAAGCTCGCCACGGCCGAGTCTTTCATTGCAGGCGTTCGGCAGGCGATTTACACGCTGTGTTTACCGATGTCGACAGATCAGCTCGAGATCAGCGTTTCCGCGGCCGGTCCGCTGGCCGGTGCGCGCGGCGTCGGTTGGGCGTTGCTGCGCCGACTCCTGGCGCCCAACCGAATTGATCAGGTCATCCGCGGCGATGCAGTTTCTTCGATTTAA
- a CDS encoding peptide ABC transporter substrate-binding protein, whose protein sequence is MRTAVMRRFVAPLSMIAAATLVLAGCTTSSDNAGGNGSTTEKDSVTYALPAGTGPNWILPISSPDTMATHNGAIKATMFPRLFSFNGASGTMGWDQKASAAESYEFSEDSLSLTIKLADLTWADGVPVTSRDVEFWYNLVRFNAEKTGGYSEGNVPDNITAFETIDDKTFKLTFDAVYNPDFMLANQLSLIYPMPAHAWNKTSDDGEVGDFDREEASAIEVFDYLFAEAKDMKTYATNPLWQVVSGPYKVESWSDSGQVVLTANEEYTGTDVPSIKTVTFVPFTSADAEVNAVRSGEVDYGYVTAADLVNEAQFTDLGYRVEPWAGWSITYMPYNFANPEMGAVYKQLYVRQALQHAVDQETISDVVWHGAAKPGYGPIPQEPDSDYISDTQKNNPYPFDLDTAAKLFADNGWTAGKDGTLECTNAGAGAGQCGEGIAAGQKMEIVVTTQNGSQETDNMMAEIQSSLAKIGVKMTIDARPLDAVLTEAQSCKTGEGACTWELTFFGTAGSWYFPAYPTGERVFAKETKWNAGQYDNPAAEEIINQMTVSTDTSISQEYSKLLAEDLPVMWMPNPVYQVSVVKEGLDIVAQDPGAEFFPQRWSWTK, encoded by the coding sequence ATGCGCACGGCAGTGATGCGACGTTTCGTCGCTCCCCTGAGCATGATCGCCGCTGCAACTCTGGTTCTCGCTGGATGCACCACGTCTAGCGACAACGCAGGTGGCAACGGTTCAACGACCGAGAAGGACTCGGTTACCTACGCACTTCCCGCCGGTACCGGCCCGAACTGGATCCTTCCGATCTCGAGTCCGGACACGATGGCAACCCACAACGGCGCCATCAAGGCGACGATGTTCCCCCGTCTGTTCTCGTTCAACGGCGCGAGCGGAACCATGGGCTGGGACCAGAAGGCTTCCGCTGCTGAGAGCTACGAGTTCTCCGAAGACAGCCTCTCGCTGACCATCAAGCTCGCTGACCTTACCTGGGCAGACGGCGTACCCGTCACCTCGCGCGACGTTGAGTTCTGGTACAACCTGGTTCGCTTCAACGCTGAGAAGACTGGTGGCTACTCGGAGGGCAACGTCCCCGACAACATCACCGCGTTCGAGACGATCGACGACAAGACGTTCAAGCTGACGTTCGACGCCGTCTACAACCCGGACTTCATGCTGGCCAACCAGCTGTCACTGATCTACCCCATGCCCGCACACGCATGGAACAAGACGAGCGATGACGGCGAGGTCGGCGACTTCGACCGCGAAGAAGCGAGCGCCATCGAGGTGTTCGACTACCTCTTCGCTGAGGCGAAGGACATGAAGACCTACGCGACCAACCCGCTGTGGCAGGTTGTCTCGGGCCCGTACAAGGTCGAGAGCTGGTCGGACTCGGGTCAGGTTGTCCTGACCGCAAACGAGGAGTACACCGGTACCGACGTTCCGTCGATCAAGACGGTCACCTTCGTTCCGTTCACGTCGGCTGACGCCGAGGTCAACGCTGTTCGCTCGGGTGAAGTTGACTACGGTTACGTCACCGCTGCCGACCTCGTCAACGAGGCGCAGTTCACCGACCTCGGCTACCGCGTTGAGCCGTGGGCCGGCTGGTCGATCACGTACATGCCTTACAACTTCGCTAACCCGGAGATGGGCGCCGTTTACAAGCAGCTCTACGTGCGTCAGGCACTGCAGCACGCCGTCGACCAGGAGACGATCTCTGACGTGGTCTGGCACGGCGCTGCAAAGCCCGGTTACGGCCCGATCCCGCAGGAGCCGGACTCGGACTACATCTCGGACACGCAGAAGAACAACCCGTACCCGTTCGACCTCGACACCGCGGCCAAGCTCTTCGCTGACAACGGCTGGACCGCTGGCAAGGATGGCACGCTCGAGTGCACGAACGCTGGCGCCGGCGCTGGCCAGTGTGGCGAGGGAATCGCTGCTGGTCAGAAGATGGAAATCGTCGTCACCACCCAGAACGGCTCGCAGGAGACCGACAACATGATGGCTGAGATTCAGTCGTCGCTCGCCAAGATCGGCGTCAAGATGACGATCGACGCTCGCCCGCTGGACGCCGTTCTCACCGAAGCACAGTCGTGCAAGACCGGTGAAGGTGCTTGCACCTGGGAGCTCACCTTCTTCGGCACCGCTGGTTCCTGGTACTTCCCGGCTTACCCGACGGGTGAGCGCGTCTTTGCTAAGGAAACGAAGTGGAACGCAGGCCAGTACGACAACCCGGCTGCGGAAGAAATCATCAACCAGATGACCGTATCGACCGACACCTCGATCTCGCAGGAGTACTCGAAGCTGCTGGCTGAAGACCTCCCGGTTATGTGGATGCCGAACCCGGTTTACCAGGTTTCGGTTGTCAAGGAAGGCCTCGACATCGTTGCACAGGACCCGGGCGCCGAGTTCTTCCCGCAGCGTTGGTCCTGGACCAAGTAA
- a CDS encoding copper homeostasis protein CutC: MRLQTELIATDADAVRVAISIGARRVELCSALALGGLTASAGTIADVVETAAGAVEVHALIRSRAGGFHYDADEIRVMTRDIELAVAAGVDGVVVGALGEDGLFDERAMREFVAAAGGASVAAHRAIDVASDRTTALEQLIDLGVVRVLTSGGAPTALAGAAGLRDMVAHAAGRIDIMAGSGISSATVAEVMATGVQAVHFSAKRLVPDVTGISMGAASSEGLGPFEKVDADEARRIATIVAGDH; this comes from the coding sequence GTGAGACTGCAGACGGAGCTTATTGCTACCGATGCCGATGCTGTTCGTGTTGCGATCAGCATTGGCGCGCGTCGCGTCGAGCTGTGCTCGGCGCTGGCGCTGGGCGGGCTGACAGCATCGGCCGGAACCATTGCTGACGTCGTCGAGACGGCAGCAGGCGCGGTTGAAGTGCATGCGCTGATTCGTTCGCGTGCGGGTGGATTCCACTACGACGCTGACGAGATTCGCGTCATGACACGCGATATTGAGCTCGCGGTTGCCGCAGGCGTTGACGGCGTCGTCGTTGGTGCTCTCGGCGAAGACGGACTCTTTGATGAGCGGGCGATGCGCGAATTCGTGGCTGCTGCCGGTGGCGCCTCCGTCGCCGCGCACCGGGCGATCGACGTCGCGAGTGACCGCACCACGGCGCTGGAGCAACTCATTGATCTCGGTGTCGTGCGCGTGCTGACCTCGGGCGGTGCCCCGACGGCGCTTGCCGGTGCTGCCGGGCTCCGTGACATGGTGGCGCACGCTGCCGGTCGCATCGACATCATGGCGGGCAGCGGCATTTCCTCTGCCACCGTCGCTGAGGTCATGGCCACGGGCGTGCAGGCTGTGCACTTTTCGGCCAAGCGGCTCGTACCCGACGTGACCGGCATCAGCATGGGCGCGGCGAGTAGCGAAGGCCTGGGCCCGTTCGAAAAGGTTGACGCCGACGAAGCGCGACGCATCGCCACCATTGTGGCCGGTGATCACTAG